In Streptomyces paludis, the genomic stretch GAGGACGAGCTGCGCGAACTGGCCTTCGCGTGGAAGGCGTCGCGCGCGGTCAAGTCCAACGCGATCCTGCTGGCCAAGGGCGGTGCCTCGGTGGGCGTCGGCATGGGCCAGGTCAACCGCGTCGACTCCGCGAAGCTCGCGGTCGAGCGGGCGGGGGAGGAGCGGGCGCGGGGCTCGTACGCGGCGTCGGACGCGTTCTTCCCGTTCCCCGACGGCCTGGAGATCCTGCTGGCCGCGGGCGTCAAGGCCGTGGTGCAGCCGGGCGGTTCGGTCCGGGACGAGCTGGTCGTCGAGGCGGCGAAGAAGGCGGGCGCGACGATGTACTTCACGGGGACGCGCCACTTCTTCCACTGAGCGGGCCTCGTTACGGCGAAGGCCGCGTTCCCTCCGGGGAACGCGGCCTTCGTGCCGTCGACCGGGCTTCGGTCACCGGGTGGTCACTTGGACTTGACGACCACCGTCGAGCAGACCTTGTCCGCGAACGTCTGCTTCTTCTGGTCCCACAGCGGCCACAGCCAGCCGATGTAGCAGGCGATGTTGTCCAGGAAGTGGGCGAGCCCGCGGACGAACGCCATACCGGCGCCGATCGGCTGGCCGTCGTTCTCGCGCAGCAGCCGGATGCCCACGACCTTCTTGCCGACCGTCTGACCGGTCGAGCCCTCCTGGATCACCTGCCAGATGAAGATGCCGAGCATGGCGAGCCCGCCGACCAGGGCGAGGACCGGGCCGATGCCGCCGTCGGAGCTTGCGCCGGCGACGAGGATGAAGTACGGCACGACGTACAGCAGGCCGTCGATGAGCTTGCCGCCGAACCGCAGGCCCCAGTGGGCGAGTTCCGGCATGCCGCCGCCGTAGCCGGGCTGGCCCTGCGGGTAGGCGCCGTACGGCTGGCCGGGCTGCTGGGGATAGCCGTAACCCTGCGGCGGTACACCCTGGGGGGCCTGCTGCGGGTAGCCGTAACCGGGCTGGGGCTGTCCCGGCTGCGGCTGGCCCGGCTGGCCCTGCTGGCCGTACGGGTTGTTGGGGTCGCCGAAACTCATGGGGTAATTCCTCCGTTGGTGGTGCTGGGGACGACGCGACCCGCACGGAGGAACTTCTCAGGTGCTACTGAGCGGTCTGCCCCCCGATACACTGCCGGCCGCGCGCTGCGCGGTAATCGTGGTATTAACTGCCCATTCTTGTCCAGTGGCTTTCGACAGCTGTTGTGCAAGTGCAACCTGTTGTGCGGTACGGCGACGGACGCGGCCGGGATCCGGACCGGGGCCCGTCGGGATCCGGCCCGGTCGCGGTCCGATCCCGGCCTGATTGGAACAGCGGAGGGGTAATCCGCGAGGATGGGGGTATGAGCGCCCAGATTCTCGATGGCAAGGCCACCGCAGCCGCGATCAAGTCCGATCTCACCGTCCGCGTGGCGGCCCTCAAGGAGCGGGGGATAACGCCGGGCCTGGGGACCCTGCTGGTCGGCGACGACCCGGGCAGCCGCTGGTACGTGAACGGCAAGCACCGCGACTGCGCCCAGGTCGGCATCGCCTCGATCCAGCGGGAGCTGCCGGACACGGCCTCCCAGGAGGAGATCGAGGCGGTCGTGGCGGAGCTGAACGCCAACCCCGAGTGCACGGGCTACATCGTGCAGCTCCCGCTGCCCAAGGGCATCGACACCAACCGGGTGCTGGAGCTGATGGACCCGGCCAAGGACGCCGACGGACTGCACCCGATGAGCCTCGGCCGGCTGGTGCTGGGCGTGGAGGGCCCGCTGCCCTGCACCCCGTTCGGCATCATCCAGCTGCTGCGTCACCACGGTGTCGAGATCAAGGGCGCGCATGTGGTGGTCGTGGGCCGCGGGATCACCGTCGGCCGGTCCATCCCGCTGCTGCTGACCCGGCGGACCGAGAACGCGACGGTGACGCAGTGCCACACCGGCACCCGTGATCTGCCGGCGCTGCTCAAGCAGGCCGACATCATCGTGGCGGCGGCGGGTGTGCCGCACATCATCAACCCCGAGGACGTCAAGGAGGGCGCCGTCGTGCTCGACGTCGGGGTCAGCCGTGACGCGGACGGCAAGATCGTCGGCGATGTCCACCCGGGCGTGGCGGAGGTGGCCTCCTGGATCTCGCCGAACCCGGGCGGTGTCGGCCCGATGACCCGCGCCCAGCTGCTGGTCAATGTCGTCGAGGCGGCCGAACGCACCGTCGACGCGGACGCGGACGCGGGCTGAGCGCGGGCCGAAGCGGAAAGGGGCGCCACACCATGGGTGCTGGTACGAGTGAGGGCGGCGCGGCCGGGCCCGCCGAGCAGCCGCGTGAGCCCGCCGAGGACCCGGTGCGGAACGACGGGAGCGGTGGCTCCGCGGGGGCTCCCGCGGAGACCGACAAGACGGCCGAGGCGGCCGAGGCTGCTGGGACCGATGAGGCGGCCGGGGCCACTGAGGCCAACGAGGGCGCGGGGGCGACGCCCGTACCCGTATCCGAGCCCGTACCCGTATCCGTGCCCGCGCGCGCCGATACGGGCCAGGGCCAGGGCGCGGGATCGGGCGCCGGCTCGGGCGACGACCCCGGCAGCCGGTTCTCGCTCACCCAGGACACGGCGCGCCCCGAGGGCGGCGGCCGGGCCGCCCCCCGCGACGCCGCCGCGCCGGTCCGGCAGTGGCCGCTGCTCGCCGTGCTCGGCACGACCGGGCTCGGGCTGCTGATCGTCGGTCTGCACCCCTTCGCCGAGGCCGTCCGGATCGGCACGATCCTCATCGGCGTCGCCCTGATCGGCGGCGCGGTCCTGCGCCGCGTCCTGCCGTCCGTCGGGATGCTCGCGGTCCGGTCCCGCTTCACCGACATGCTGACGTACGGCCTGCTCGGCGTCACGATCGTGCTGCTGTCCCTGATGACCCAGCCGAAGCCGTGGCTGGAGATCCCGTTCCTGGAGGACATCGTCCACTCGACCGTGCCTTAGCGGCGCGTGACTTGGGTGCGTGACTTCAGCGTGTGACTTCGGCAGGTGCGCGACGGCGTCCGTCCTCTCCCCCGGGATGAGGACGGACGCCGTCCTGCATGGCGGTGAGAGCAGCGTCACGGACCGCGAGCGACAGTTCAAGGTCCAGATGTGGCCTGTGGCACGGAAGTGACCATTCCGCCATGGTGTGATCAGTGGGCAACGGATGGGAGACTGAGGCGGTGACCGAGACCGGGGGCGCGCGACGGCGCGCGAAGAAGGCTCCGGTTGCTTCCATGCGCTGCCGGTGAGGGAACTGGCATCCTGGCTCGGAACATCCCTGTGGGTAGTCCGTGAGGTGGACCGTACGGACCGACGTGAGTCGGCCCTGACGCGGCCGGCTCGGGGACCGGAGCGCCGTGGGGCTCCGCCGGGGAGAGCCGGGGGCGGTGAGCGCGGAGGCGGCAGGGGGATGAACGGCGCGGGGCACATCAGGCACGTGCGGGGGGACAAGGGGGAGGCAGAATGCCTCGTTGGAAGGCGCTTCCGGAGGAGCTGGACCCGGAAGTCAGCGAATTCACGCTTCAGTTGCGCGCGCTGGTCGACCGCAGTGGTCTGAGCATCGCCGCGGTGGGCGACCGGACCGGTTACAGCAAGACGTCGTGGGAGCGGTATCTCAACGGCCGGCTGCTCGCGCCCAAGGGCGCGATCGTCGCGCTGGCCGAGGTCACCGGCACGCATCAGCAGCATCTGATCACGATGTGGGAGCTGGCGGAGCGGGCCTGGAGCCGCTCCGAGATGCGGCACGACATGACGATGGAAGCGATACGGATCTCCCAGGCGCGGCAGGCGCTCGGCGAGTTCAGCCCGGGAGCGGCCGGCAGCGTGAGCGGCCCCGGCGGCGGTCCCGGGGGGCGCGGGGGTCCGGGCGGCGTCGGCGGTCCCGGCGGTCCCGGTGGGCCCAAGCCCGGTGCCGGTGGCCGTGGTGGACGCCCGCCGGCGGCGGCAGGCGCGACCATCGACTTCGGCGCCGGCGCGCGCGGCGGCAGGCCCGGCGCGGGACCCGGCTCGGGCGCCGTACCGCAGCAGCGGGGGCCCGGGGGCCCCAGACCGTCCGCGCCCGGCCAGGCGCAGGGGCCGGGGCTGTACCCCGGTCAGAGTTACGGCGGGTACGGACCGGCCGCCGGTGCCCCCGGCGCGTACCCCGGCCCGGCCCGGCCGGGAGGCCCGGCAGGCGGCCCGGGTGGCCCGGGCGGTCCTGGTGGCTCCGGTGGCCCCGGCGGACCGGCCGCACCCGGGCGTGGCCGGCGTCGCGCGCTGATCTTCGGCGCGGCGGTCGTCGGCGCGCTGGTGGTCGCGGGCGGCGCGCTGCTGACGCTGAACCTCGGCGGTGACGGCGACACCGGCAAGCCCGTCGCCCAGTCCCCGTCCCCCTCCCCGGTCACCAGCAAGCCCGTCCTGCCCGACGGGGTGAAGTGCTCCGGCGACGACTGCACGGGCGAGGACCCGGAGGAGATGGGCTGCGGCGGCCAGTACGCCGAGACCGTCTCCAGCGCCACGGTCGGTACGACGCTGGTCGAGGTCCGCTACAGCAAGACCTGCGGCGCCGCCTGGGCGAGGATCACGCAGGCGGCGATCGGCGACGAGGTACGGATCAGCTCGCTCCGGGCCACCGGCGAGGAGCAGACCGGCGTGGTGGAGACGACCACGGACGCGTACACGCCCATGGCCGCCGTTCCGGACGCCGACAGCGCGAAGGCGTGCGCGACGCTCGTGAGCGGTACGAAGGGGTGCACGACGGCGGAGTGACCGGGGGACGGCCCGTACCTCGCGCGCGAGCCGTACGAGCCGAGCCGTACGAACCGCCGGAGGCCCGTGCGTGAGCCGTGCGTGAGCCGTGCCACAACGGGGGCGTGGGTGACGGCTCGCCCGGGTCCGATAGCCTGACCGCTGGATATCTCTTCACGTCAAGATTCAGTCCAGCGATGGGCCGGTTGTCGGAGTCGGGGGAGATGTCCCGCACCCAGGGGCAGGGACCCCCGCCACCGCCAGCTGTCTTACGGAGATCGCCATGACCCGCACTCCCGTGAATGTCACCGTCACCGGCGCGGCCGGCCAGATCGGCTACGCGCTGCTCTTCCGCATCGCCTCGGGCCACCTGCTCGGCGCGGATGTGCCGGTCAAGCTGCGTCTCCTTGAGATCCCGCAGGGCCTCAAGGCCGCCGCGGGCACCGCGATGGAACTGGACGACTGCGCGTTCCCGCTGCTCAGCGGCATCGAGATCACCGATGACCCGAACGTCGCCTTCGACGGCGCGAACGTCGCCCTCCTGGTCGGCGCCCGCCCCCGTACGAAGGGCATGGAGCGCGGCGACCTGCTCGCCGCCAACGGCGGCATCTTCAAGCCGCAGGGCAAGGCCATCAACGACCACGCCGCCGACGACATCAAGGTCCTCGTCGTGGGCAACCCGGCCAACACCAACGCGCTGATCGCCCGGTCCGCTGCCCCCGACGTACCGGCCGAGCGCTTCACCGCGATGACGCGCCTCGACCACAACCGCGCCATCTCGCAGCTCGCCGCCAAGACCGGCTCCGCCGTCTCCGACATCAAGCGGCTGACGATCTGGGGCAACCACTCCGCCACCCAGTACCCGGACATCTTCCACGCGGAGATCGCCGGCAAGAACGCCGCCGAGACCGTCAACGACGAGGTGTGGCTCGCCGACACCTTCATCCCGACCGTCGCCAAGCGCGGCGCGGCGATCATCGAGGCCCGTGGCGCCTCCTCGGCCGCCTCCGCCGCCAACGCGGCCATCGACCACGTCCACACGTGGGTCAACGGCACCGCCGCGGGCGACTGGACCTCGATGGGTATCCCGTCGGACGGTTCGTACGGGGTGCCGGAGGGCCTGATCTCCTCCTTCCCCGTCACCACCAAGGACGGCGCGTACGAGATCGTCCAGGGCCTGGAGATCAACGACTTCTCGCGCGCCCGGATCGACGCCTCCGTCAAGGAGCTGGCCGAGGAGCGCGACGCGGTGCGCGAGCTGGGCCTGATCTGACCGTACGGATGTACGACTAGTGCCCCTGGTAGCCGAGAGGCCGCCAGGGGCACTCGTCGTGCATGCGTCGTGCATTCGGCCTGCACCCGTCGTTCCGGCACGTGAGCCGGAGCACTTTCCGTCACGCCATGCGCATGGTTTCCGCTCCCCGGGGCAGGCACCGGAATCCCCAGTCCTCGCTGGTGGAGAACGTTCCGGTCGGCATTCCGACCGGGATTCCGGTAAGGGAAGGCATTGCGCGACGTGTCGGCACAACAGACGATTCATGTGGACGGAAAGTGGCGTGAAGCCGCGTCCGGAGCCACGCGTGACATCCTCGACCCCGCCGACGCGACGGTCCTCGCCGTCGTGTCCGAGGGCGGGGCCGAGGACGCCGACGCGGCCGTCGCCGCCGCGCGCAGGGCGTTCGACGAGGGCCCCTGGCCCCGTACCCCCGTGGCCGAACGGGCGGCGCTGCTGCGCCGGACCGCCGAGCTGCTCGTCCGCAACCGCGAGAAGATCGCGCTGCTGGAGAGCCGGGACGCCGGCAAGACCCTGGAGGAGGGCCGGGTCGACGTCGACTGTGTCGCCGACGCCTTCCGGTACTTCGCGGACCTCGTGATGAACGAGAGCGGCGGCCGGGTCGTCGACGCCGGTTCCGCCACCGTCCACAGCGTGGTCGTGCATGAACCCGTCGGGGTCTGCGCGCTCATCACCCCGTGGAACTACCCGCTGCTCCAGGCCAGTTGGAAGATCGCCCCGGCCCTCGCCGCGGGCAACACCTTTGTGATCAAGCCGAGCGAGATCACCCCGCTCTCCACCGTCGACCTCATCGACCTGCTCGCCGAGGCCGGTCTGCCGCCCGGCGTCGCCAACCTCGTGACCGGCGCCGGCGACCCGGTCGGTGCCCGGCTGTCCGCCCACCCGGACGTCGACCTCGTCTCGTTCACCGGCGGCCTGAGCAGCGGTACGAAGGTGATGCAGGCCGCCGCGCCCGGCGTGAAGAAGGTCGCGCTCGAACTCGGCGGCAAGAACCCCAACGTCGTCTTCGCGGACGCCTGCGCCACCGACGAGAGCTTTGACACCGCCGTCGACCAGGCCCTGAACGCCGCGTTCATCCACAGCGGCCAGGTCTGCTCCGCCGGCTCGCGCCTCATCGTCGAGGAGTCCGTACGCGAGCGCTTCGTCGCGGAACTCGCCCGCCGCGCCGGCCGTATCCGCCTCGGCCGCGGCACCGAACCGGGCGTGGAGTGCGGACCGCTTGTCTCGGACCGGCAGCTCGCCAGGACCGAGGAGTACGTGGCGTCCGCCCTCGCGGAGGGCGCCGTGCTGCGCGCGGGCGGCCTCCGGCCCGACCCGTCCGACATCCGCCCGGCGGCGGGCTACTTCTACCGGCCGACCGTCCTCGACCAGTGCCACCGCGAGATGCGCGTCGTACGCGAGGAGATCTTCGGCCCGGTCCTGACCGTCGAGACGTTCCGTACGGAGGACGAGGCCGTCGCCCTCGCCAACGACACCGAGTACGGCCTCGCCGGCGCGGTCTGGAGCGCGGATCCCGGGCGGGCGCGGCGGGTGGCCGGACGGCTGCGGCACGGCACCGTATGGATCAACGACTTCCACCCGTACCTCCCGCAGGCCGAGTGGGGCGGCTTCGGCAAGTCCGGCGTCGGCCGGGAGCTGGGGCCGGCCGGGCTCGCGGAGTACCGCGAGGCGAAGCACATCTACCAGAACCTCGAACCGCGCCCGGTGCGCTGGTTCGCGGGCTGATCCACCGCCGGACGCCATACGCGCTCGTCCCACGCCCCCGCACGTCCGCACCCCCAGGTATCCACCGCACACCCACGTATCCACCGCACACCTTCAGCGAAGGAGCAGGAGACAGCCATGGGATCCACGGTCGAGTACGACTACGTCGTCGTCGGGGGCGGCACGGCGGGCTCGGTGATCGCCTCCCGGCTCACCGAGAACCCGGACCTCGACGTCGCCGTCATCGAGGGCGGCCCCTCCGACGTCGGCCGCGACGACGTGCTGACGCTGCGCCGCTGGATGGGACTGCTCGGCGGTGAGCTGGACTACGACTATCCGACCACCGAGCAGCCGCGCGGCAATTCGCACATCCGGCACAGCCGCGCCCGCGTCCTCGGCGGCTGCTCCTCGCACAACACCCTCATCGCGTTCAAGCCGCTCCCCTCCGACTGGGACGAGTGGGCGGCGGCCGGCGCCGAGGGCTGGGACGCGGGCGCGATGGACCCGTACTTCGACCGGCTGCGCAACAACGTCGTGCCGGTCGACGAGCGCGACCGCAACGCCATCGCCCGCGACTTCGTCGACGCGGCGCGGCGCGCGCTCGACGTCCCGCGTGTCGAGGGCTTCAACCGGGAGCCGTTCCACGAGGGCGTCGGCTTCTTCGATCTCGCCTACCACCCCGAGAACAACAAGCGCTCCTCCGCCTCCGTCGCCTATCTCCACCCCTTCCTCGACCGGCCCAACCTCCATCTGCTGCTGGAGACTTGGGCGTACCGGCTGGAGCTGACGGGCAGCCGCGCAACCGGTGTGCGCATACGGTCGGCCGATGGCGCCGAGACGCTGGTCCGCGCCCGCCGCGAGGTGATCGTCTGCGCGGGCGCCGTCGACACACCGCGGCTGCTGCTGCACTCGGGCATCGGCCCCCGCGCCGATCTGGAGAAGCTCGGCATCCCGGTCGTCCACGATCTGCCGGGCGTCGGCGAGAACCTGCTCGACCACCCCGAGTCGGTGATCGTCTGGGAGACGGACGGGCCGATACCGGAGAACTCCGCGATGGACTCCGACGCGGGTCTCTTCGTACGGCGCGACCCGGCCGCCGACGGGCCCGACCTGATGTTCCACTTCTACCAGATCCCGTTCACCGACAATCCGGAGCGGCTGGGGTACGAACGCCCCGCGCACGGTGTGTCCATGACCCCGAACATCCCCAAGCCGCGCAGCCGCGGCCGGCTTTATCTGACGAGCGCGGACCCCGAGGTCAAACCAGCCCTCGACTTCCGCTACTTCACCGACGAGGACGACTACGACGGCCGTACCCTCGTGGACGGCATCCGTATCGCACGGCGGGTCGCGGCGGCCGAGCCGCTGGCACACTGGCTGAAACGGGAGGTCGCCCCCGGGCCCGAGGTCACCTCCGACGAGGAACTGAGCGAGTACGCCCGTAAGTGCGCGCACACCGTCTACCACCCTGCGGGCACCTGCCGGATGGGCGCGGTGACCGACGAACAGGCCGTCGTGGGGCCCGATCTGCGGATCCGGGGGCTCGACTCGATCCGTATCGCGGACGCCTCGGTCTTCCCGACGATGCCCGCGGTCAACCCCATGATCGGGGTCCTCATGGTCGGTGAGAAGTGCGCGGAACTGCTGACCGGTGGGACCGGCGACGACGAGGGGCTGAACCGATGAGCGAAGGCAACGGAAACAGCGAAAGCAGCGCGAGCGACGGCGTTCCGGGTACGGATACGGGGGCGAGCCCGCGCCCCGAACCCGTGGAAGTTCCCGAGGCACTTGTAACACCCGCAGCAGCCGAAGCGCCCGAAGTCTCCGAACGACCACCGGTGTTCGCCCTCCGCGGCCTCTGGAAAGTCTTCGGCCCCCAGGCCGACGCCGTCCCCCACGACCCCGCGCTCGCCGCCCTCGACCCCGCCGAACTGCGGGCCCGTACCGGCTGTACCGCCGCCGTCCGTGATGTCTCCTTCGACGTCCGCAAGGGCGAGGTCTTCGTCGTCATGGGGCTGTCCGGCTCCGGCAAGTCCACGCTCGTACGATGTCTCACCCGGCTCATCGAGCCGACCTCCGGCGCCCTCACCATGGATGGCGAGGACGTCCTGGCGATGGACCGGACACGCCTGCGCGAACTGCGCCGCCACCGCGCCGCCATGGTCTTCCAGCACTTCGGGCTGCTGCCGCACCGCTCGGTGCTCGACAACGTCGCGTACGGCCTGGAGATCCAGGGCATGGCCCGCGCCGAACGCCGCGCCAAGGCCGCCGAGGTCGTCGGCAAGGTCGGCCTCGAAGGGCTGGAGGACCGGCGCCCCGGCCAGCTCTCCGGCGGCCAGCAGCAGCGGGTGGGGCTGGCGCGGGCGCTTGCCGTGGATCCTCAAGTCCTGCTGTTCGACGAGCCGTTCAGCGCGCTCGACCCGCTGATCCGCCGCGACATGCAGGAGGAGGTCATCCGGCTGCACCGCGAGGAGCGGCGCACGATGGTCTTCATCACGCACGACCTGACCGAGGCGCTGCGCCTCGGCGACCGTATCGCGCTGATGCGCGACGGCCGCGTCGTACAGCTCGGCACCCCGGAGGAGATCGTCGGCCGGCCCGCCGACGCGTACGTACGGGACTTCGTCCGCGATGTGCCGCGCGAGCAGGTCATCACGGTGGGCGCCGCCATGCGCGCCGCCGGTCCCGGTGACGGCGACGCGGGCCCGGAGCTGGCGCCGACCGCGACCGTCTCCGAGGCGATCGAGGCGGTCGCGCGCTCCGGTGAGGCGGCGGCCCGCGTGGTCGACGGGCGGGGCGGCCTCCTCGGCGTCGTCGACCGGGAGCGGCTGCTCGGTGTGGTGGCGGGGACGGCGCGGATGCCGGAGACGGCTCGGATGTCGGAGACGGGAACGGCGCTGCGATGACCTCCGCCTCCCCGGCCGCGACCAAGGCCGCCCCGTACCCGGCGGGCCTGCTGGCGAACCGTACGGTCGTCGTCGGCAAGCTGCTGCCCTTCGCCGTGTTCGCCGCCGTCCTCGTACCCCTCGCGCTCACCCGCTGGTCGGGATCGACCGCCTGGCCCGACGCGCTCACCGTCGATCTCTCCGGTCCGCTCGGCCGCACCAGCGACTGGATCATCGACAACCGCGACCACCACCCCCTCTTCCTCTACTTCTTCGGGCACGTCAGCAACGCCGTCGTGCTCTCCGTACGCGCCGTCTACCTGCTGCTCCTCGCCCTCGGCTGGGCCGGTGTGACGGCGGGCGCCGCGCTGATCGCGTGGCGGGTCGCGGGCGGGCGGCTCGCGGTCACCGCGGCCGTCGCGTTCGCCGTGTGCGGCGGGCTCGGCATGTGGGTGCCGACCATGCAGACGCTCGCGCTGATGGTCGTGGCCGTCACCGCGTCCGTGGTGCTCGGCGCGCTGCTCGGCCTCGCCGCCGGGCTCTCCGACCGGCTGTACCGCATGACGCGCCCGCTGCTCGACACCATGCAGGTGCTGCCCGCGTTCGCGTATCTGCTGCCCGTCGTGCTGATCTTCGGCATCGGTGTCCCGGCGGCGGTCCTCGCGACCGTCGTGTACGCGGCGCCGCCGATGGCGCGCCTCACCGCGCTCGGGCTGCGCGAGGCCGACGGCGGGGTGATGGAGGCAGTGTCCTCGCTCGGCGCGACGGCGAAGCAGCGGTTGCTGACGGCCCGGCTGCCGCTCGCCCGGCCGCGGCTGCTCCTCGGCCTCAACCAGACGATCATGATGGCGCTCTCCATGGCCGTCATCGCGTCCGTGATCGGCGCCGCCGGGCTCGGGGACCGCGTCTACCAGGCGCTGGCCTCGGTCGACGTCGGCGCGGCGCTCGCGGCCGGGCTGCCGATCGTACTGCTGGCGGTGGTACTGGACCGTACGACAGCGGCGGCGGGCGCGGGTACTTCCGACACCAACGGCGGTGACCTCCGGGGCGGTTGGCGCGGCTGGGCCGTCGTGGTCCTGGGGATCGGCGCCGTCGCCGTCGCCGGGCGGCTGGCGGGCCGGCTCGACTGGCCCGCCGGGGGTACGGTGCCGATCGCCGAGCCGGTGAACCGTGTCGTCGACTGGATGACCGACCACCTCTACTCCGGCGTCCCGGTCGTCGGCGGCACCGCCGACTGGGCCGGCCACTTCACCACCTGGGTCCTCGACCCGCTGCGCGGCGGCCTCCAGGCGCTGCCCTGGTGGGTCCTGCTGCTGGCGGTCGCGGCGCTCGCGCTGCTCATCGGTACGTGGCGGACCGCGCTGACCGCTGTGCTCGCCCTGGCCGCGATCGGTGTCCTCGGCGTGTGGAAGCCCTCGCTCGACACGCTCTCGCAGGTCCTGGCCGCCGTCGCCGTCACACTCGTCATCGGCTTCGCGGCGGGCATCGCGGCGGCGCGCAGCGCGCGGGTGGAGGCGCTGCTCA encodes the following:
- a CDS encoding malate dehydrogenase — its product is MTRTPVNVTVTGAAGQIGYALLFRIASGHLLGADVPVKLRLLEIPQGLKAAAGTAMELDDCAFPLLSGIEITDDPNVAFDGANVALLVGARPRTKGMERGDLLAANGGIFKPQGKAINDHAADDIKVLVVGNPANTNALIARSAAPDVPAERFTAMTRLDHNRAISQLAAKTGSAVSDIKRLTIWGNHSATQYPDIFHAEIAGKNAAETVNDEVWLADTFIPTVAKRGAAIIEARGASSAASAANAAIDHVHTWVNGTAAGDWTSMGIPSDGSYGVPEGLISSFPVTTKDGAYEIVQGLEINDFSRARIDASVKELAEERDAVRELGLI
- a CDS encoding quaternary amine ABC transporter ATP-binding protein, which translates into the protein MFALRGLWKVFGPQADAVPHDPALAALDPAELRARTGCTAAVRDVSFDVRKGEVFVVMGLSGSGKSTLVRCLTRLIEPTSGALTMDGEDVLAMDRTRLRELRRHRAAMVFQHFGLLPHRSVLDNVAYGLEIQGMARAERRAKAAEVVGKVGLEGLEDRRPGQLSGGQQQRVGLARALAVDPQVLLFDEPFSALDPLIRRDMQEEVIRLHREERRTMVFITHDLTEALRLGDRIALMRDGRVVQLGTPEEIVGRPADAYVRDFVRDVPREQVITVGAAMRAAGPGDGDAGPELAPTATVSEAIEAVARSGEAAARVVDGRGGLLGVVDRERLLGVVAGTARMPETARMSETGTALR
- a CDS encoding aldehyde dehydrogenase family protein, which encodes MSAQQTIHVDGKWREAASGATRDILDPADATVLAVVSEGGAEDADAAVAAARRAFDEGPWPRTPVAERAALLRRTAELLVRNREKIALLESRDAGKTLEEGRVDVDCVADAFRYFADLVMNESGGRVVDAGSATVHSVVVHEPVGVCALITPWNYPLLQASWKIAPALAAGNTFVIKPSEITPLSTVDLIDLLAEAGLPPGVANLVTGAGDPVGARLSAHPDVDLVSFTGGLSSGTKVMQAAAPGVKKVALELGGKNPNVVFADACATDESFDTAVDQALNAAFIHSGQVCSAGSRLIVEESVRERFVAELARRAGRIRLGRGTEPGVECGPLVSDRQLARTEEYVASALAEGAVLRAGGLRPDPSDIRPAAGYFYRPTVLDQCHREMRVVREEIFGPVLTVETFRTEDEAVALANDTEYGLAGAVWSADPGRARRVAGRLRHGTVWINDFHPYLPQAEWGGFGKSGVGRELGPAGLAEYREAKHIYQNLEPRPVRWFAG
- a CDS encoding GMC family oxidoreductase; translated protein: MGSTVEYDYVVVGGGTAGSVIASRLTENPDLDVAVIEGGPSDVGRDDVLTLRRWMGLLGGELDYDYPTTEQPRGNSHIRHSRARVLGGCSSHNTLIAFKPLPSDWDEWAAAGAEGWDAGAMDPYFDRLRNNVVPVDERDRNAIARDFVDAARRALDVPRVEGFNREPFHEGVGFFDLAYHPENNKRSSASVAYLHPFLDRPNLHLLLETWAYRLELTGSRATGVRIRSADGAETLVRARREVIVCAGAVDTPRLLLHSGIGPRADLEKLGIPVVHDLPGVGENLLDHPESVIVWETDGPIPENSAMDSDAGLFVRRDPAADGPDLMFHFYQIPFTDNPERLGYERPAHGVSMTPNIPKPRSRGRLYLTSADPEVKPALDFRYFTDEDDYDGRTLVDGIRIARRVAAAEPLAHWLKREVAPGPEVTSDEELSEYARKCAHTVYHPAGTCRMGAVTDEQAVVGPDLRIRGLDSIRIADASVFPTMPAVNPMIGVLMVGEKCAELLTGGTGDDEGLNR
- a CDS encoding DUF3017 domain-containing protein, with translation MGAGTSEGGAAGPAEQPREPAEDPVRNDGSGGSAGAPAETDKTAEAAEAAGTDEAAGATEANEGAGATPVPVSEPVPVSVPARADTGQGQGAGSGAGSGDDPGSRFSLTQDTARPEGGGRAAPRDAAAPVRQWPLLAVLGTTGLGLLIVGLHPFAEAVRIGTILIGVALIGGAVLRRVLPSVGMLAVRSRFTDMLTYGLLGVTIVLLSLMTQPKPWLEIPFLEDIVHSTVP
- a CDS encoding XRE family transcriptional regulator, which codes for MPRWKALPEELDPEVSEFTLQLRALVDRSGLSIAAVGDRTGYSKTSWERYLNGRLLAPKGAIVALAEVTGTHQQHLITMWELAERAWSRSEMRHDMTMEAIRISQARQALGEFSPGAAGSVSGPGGGPGGRGGPGGVGGPGGPGGPKPGAGGRGGRPPAAAGATIDFGAGARGGRPGAGPGSGAVPQQRGPGGPRPSAPGQAQGPGLYPGQSYGGYGPAAGAPGAYPGPARPGGPAGGPGGPGGPGGSGGPGGPAAPGRGRRRALIFGAAVVGALVVAGGALLTLNLGGDGDTGKPVAQSPSPSPVTSKPVLPDGVKCSGDDCTGEDPEEMGCGGQYAETVSSATVGTTLVEVRYSKTCGAAWARITQAAIGDEVRISSLRATGEEQTGVVETTTDAYTPMAAVPDADSAKACATLVSGTKGCTTAE
- a CDS encoding bifunctional methylenetetrahydrofolate dehydrogenase/methenyltetrahydrofolate cyclohydrolase, whose product is MSAQILDGKATAAAIKSDLTVRVAALKERGITPGLGTLLVGDDPGSRWYVNGKHRDCAQVGIASIQRELPDTASQEEIEAVVAELNANPECTGYIVQLPLPKGIDTNRVLELMDPAKDADGLHPMSLGRLVLGVEGPLPCTPFGIIQLLRHHGVEIKGAHVVVVGRGITVGRSIPLLLTRRTENATVTQCHTGTRDLPALLKQADIIVAAAGVPHIINPEDVKEGAVVLDVGVSRDADGKIVGDVHPGVAEVASWISPNPGGVGPMTRAQLLVNVVEAAERTVDADADAG
- a CDS encoding RDD family protein, yielding MSFGDPNNPYGQQGQPGQPQPGQPQPGYGYPQQAPQGVPPQGYGYPQQPGQPYGAYPQGQPGYGGGMPELAHWGLRFGGKLIDGLLYVVPYFILVAGASSDGGIGPVLALVGGLAMLGIFIWQVIQEGSTGQTVGKKVVGIRLLRENDGQPIGAGMAFVRGLAHFLDNIACYIGWLWPLWDQKKQTFADKVCSTVVVKSK